In one Winogradskyella sp. MH6 genomic region, the following are encoded:
- a CDS encoding sigma-70 family RNA polymerase sigma factor, translating to MRQLKITKQVTNREDKSLDKYLQDISKIPLITADEEVELAQRIKKGDQEALDKLTTANLRFVVSVAKQYQNQGLKLPDLINEGNAGLVKAAKRFDETRGFKFISYAVWWIRQAILQALAEQSRIVRLPLNKIGTINKINKTFSHLEQIHQRPPNAEEIARELDISTREVKQSMKNSGRHLSMDAPLKEGETFSLYDVVSESESPRPDKDLMQASLNTEIERALDTLTQKESDVIRLNFGIGNQPPMTLEEIGSIYDLTRERVRQIREKGIRRLRHASKSKILKTYLG from the coding sequence ATGAGGCAACTTAAGATTACCAAGCAGGTAACTAACAGAGAAGACAAATCACTAGACAAATACCTACAAGATATAAGTAAAATTCCTTTGATTACAGCAGACGAAGAAGTTGAGTTAGCACAACGTATCAAAAAAGGTGATCAAGAAGCTTTAGATAAACTAACTACAGCTAACTTAAGATTTGTGGTTTCGGTAGCAAAACAATATCAAAATCAAGGATTAAAACTTCCAGATTTAATAAATGAAGGTAACGCAGGATTGGTAAAAGCTGCAAAGCGTTTTGATGAAACTAGAGGTTTTAAATTTATTTCTTATGCGGTCTGGTGGATTAGACAAGCTATTTTACAAGCTTTGGCAGAGCAATCCCGTATTGTACGTTTACCGTTAAACAAGATTGGTACAATCAACAAAATCAACAAAACATTTTCTCATTTAGAGCAAATTCATCAGCGACCACCAAATGCTGAAGAAATTGCAAGAGAATTAGATATCAGTACTAGAGAGGTAAAACAATCTATGAAGAATTCTGGTCGTCATCTATCTATGGATGCGCCACTTAAAGAAGGTGAAACCTTTAGTCTTTATGATGTTGTAAGTGAGAGTGAATCTCCAAGACCAGATAAAGATTTAATGCAAGCATCTTTAAATACTGAAATAGAGCGTGCTTTAGATACATTAACTCAAAAGGAAAGTGATGTTATTCGTCTTAACTTTGGTATAGGTAATCAACCACCAATGACTTTAGAGGAAATAGGAAGTATTTATGACCTTACTAGAGAGCGTGTAAGACAAATCAGAGAAAAGGGGATAAGAAGATTACGCCACGCAAGTAAG